A window of Eucalyptus grandis isolate ANBG69807.140 chromosome 4, ASM1654582v1, whole genome shotgun sequence genomic DNA:
GAAATGCAGCCATTGCCGGTTGAACAATCATGGGAGCTTTTCTGCAGGAAGATTTTCAAGAAAAGCTCATGCCCCTCCCAACTGGAGGAGATCTGTACGGACATTTTAAAGAAGTGCGAGGGCCTGCCTCTAGCAATTGTGGCCATAAGTCGCGTCCTGGCTACAAAAGACCGGCGGAGAATAAATGAATGGGATTTGGTCCGCCGTTGTCTTCGTTCAGAAATTGATGGCAATGACAAACTCAAAAACATGAAGAAGGTACTTTCACTCAGCTTTAATGACTTGCCTTACTACCTAAAGTCCTGTTTATTACAGATATCTGTATTCCCGGAGGGTCATGTAATTGAGCGCATGAGGCTAATTAGACACTGGGTAACAGAAGGTTTTGTTGAAATGAAAGATGCTAAGACCATGGAAGAAGTTGCAGATGATTACCTCAATGAGCTTGTAAATAGGAGTCTTATCCAAGTGGTGGAGATAGACAGCGAAGGGAGGATAAAGTCATGCCGAATCCATGGCCTTTTGCTGAAGATCATCAATTTAAAGTCGAGAGATCAGAACTTTGCAACTATACTGGACAAACAAAGTTCAATGTGGCCAGATAGAATTCGTCGCTGCTCAGTTCACAATGAGTTTCGGTTCGGACAGCAGAACATGTTGCTTTCCCATCTCAGGTCCTTGTACATGTTTGGGGAAGACAAATGTTCCCTATATAGAATTCTCTCTGGTGATCTTAAACTTCTTAGTGTTTTGGACTTGCAAAATGCTCCTTTAAGGAGGTTCCCAGCGCAAGTGGTAGACATGCGTTCTCTAAAGTTTTTGAGTTTGAGGAATACTCAAATTCAAACTGTTCCAACGTCCATAGGAAGGCTCCAGAACTTAGAGACTCTAGACGTCAAACACACTCGTGTCACTTCATTGCCTATAGAGATAATGAAGCTACAACACCTTTGCCATCTCCTTGTATATCGTTATCATACTGTAGCCTACGTGCTTTACAAATATGGCTTCAGCACCACAGCACAAATTGGAGCTCTTCAATCTCTACAAAAgctttggccaatttagtcataaaccttttacttttgttccacttcagtccatccggccaaaattggccggccagTCTCTTGACGTGGCAGCTGGCGGTGCCGGCGagctttttttaataatattttatttttaaaaaaattattaattttttcctttttttttttttccctcctccctcctccttccttgggctcggcgaccggctggttggccggtcgtcggactAAGGCGATCCGGCGGGGCAAGGAGGCCTCGCCAgacgcgacggcgagccccctTTGTCGTCGCTGggcgcgagctcgcctcgcgCGAGCCCCCTGCCGtcggcgggcgagctcgcctcgcgCGCGACCGTGAGGTGACCTCGCGCCCGGCGATGGTgagggggctcgccgtcgcgtttggtgagggcttgccTCACCCCGCCGTCGTTGGGCGCGAGCTTGCCTCGCGGTtgccggcgaggcgagccctcgccggatctggcaagggggctcgccgtcgcgtcggcgagggctcgcctcaccCGATGaccgcgaggcgagctcgcgccCGCGAGCCCCCTCACCGGATCtcgcgagggctcgcctcgcccggaACCGCGAGTcgagcccttgctagatccggcgagggggctcgcctcgcccgacGACCGCGAGGCGAGCTCGTGCGAgacgcgacggcgagccccctcgccggatctagcgaggctcgactcGTGGTTGCtcgcgaggcgagccctcgccgatccggcgagggggcttGCCGTCGCGTCGGTGAGGcctcctcgccggatccggcggggGCTCGCCCGCCGGATCGCCTCAGTCCGACGACCGGCTAGCCTGGCCGGTCGCCAGAgcccaaggaaggaggaagagagaggagagaaaaaaaaaaaggaaaaaggaaaaaaaaaaaaaatttaataattcttttttaaaaaatattttaaaaaaatcacgcCGACGCCGACCGGCTGCCACGTCGgtgccggccggccaattttggccggatggactggactggaacaaaagtaaaaaggtttaggactaaattggcaaaaaaaaaagtataggactgaattggcacaattacaataggtttaggacttttttggtatttctccCAAATATGGATAAGGTGGTTCAACATGAAACGTGGAGCGACTTTTGAGGAGGAAGTAATTGACCATTGGCGATTACCGAATTGGCCTATAAATATCGGAGGCAATCTAGCAAAGAACTCCaaacaacacaaaaaattaCTTTATCTTGCTTTTATCCTTACTTAGTCTAGCTTAATTATAGCTTAAGATTCCCGTCGTAAATTCAATTCTAGCAAGTGTCTATATTCCAGGCAATATTATTGATTAGATTCTTGTGCTAAGCCATTGTCCGGTGTCGCTGATTAGATTCCAACATCGTGTCCTTATAATCATCTAGGTGCAGTGTTTGCTAGGTGATGTTACCATTCTCTAGCGTTGTCAATTGGATTCCGACATTGTGTCCTTATAATAATCTAGAAGGAGTGTTCACTAGGTGTTGTAGCCATTGTCTAGCATTATTGATTAGATTTCGATATTGTGTCCTTATACCCATCTAAGAGTGTGTCTACTAGGgatgcgcatgacaaaatttctggaatagaaatcgatttctattccatggacGAATTTCTCAGCaaagaaacgcgtttgataacgattcaaaatttctatttctaaagtaaaaattcgtttgatgagagaataaaatttctatttctaggagtgGCGATAGCCGACATTCGTACCGTAGCCTACATGCTTTACAAATATGGCTTCAGCACCACAGCACAAATTGGAGCTCTTCAATCTCTGCAAAAGCTTTGCTGcatatatgttgatgatgataGAACCAACAATGTCATAAGTGAGCTTGGGAAGCTAAATCAGCTGAGAAGACTCTGCATTCTaaagttgaagaaagaagatggaaaGAGATTGTGCTGGTCAATTGCGAATTTGACAAACCTCCAAGCCCTGTCTGTTCATCCATCAGGAAATGATGAGGACATTGATCTGCAGGACCTTTCTTGTCCACCGCCACTACTTCAAAGGATCTACCTGAAAGGACGTATGCGGGCATTGCCGCATTGGATAGCAAACATGCATAGTCTTGTCAAATTACATTTAAGATGGTGTTTGCTTAAGGAAGATCCACTGCCATCCCTCCAGGATTTGCCCAATCTTGTACATCTTGAGTTACTTCAAGTTCACGATTGGCAAACACTATGCTTTAAGGCTAAAGGGTTTCAAAAGCTCAAGATATTAGGTCTTGATTATTATGAGGAGCTCACATTTGTACAGATAGAGGAGGAAGCGATGTCTAACCTTGAGAAATTGATCATCCAGCGATGCAAAAGGTTGAAGAGTATGCCATCTGGAATCGAGCACCTCACCAAGCTCAAAGTGCTGCAGTTCTTTGACACGCCTAAAGAATTGCAGCTAGATGAGAGGGATGAAGATTATCAGAAAGTCGCACATGTTCCCGAACTTCGTTATGGCTACTGGAGAGATGGGGCTTGGGACGTTACTGTCACGAAGAGAAGTGATCTTCCTCCTAGTTGGAAACAATGATATGATTTACGTTGAAtaattgctctttttcttgatttgCTCCTATCTGTAGTAACTGAATTTTAGGGTGATAATATTCAAGCAAGCATCAGAGGTTATTGTTCCCAAGGTAACTGGGAAGGACATTTCATAGCCTAGAATTACATCTGATTTCTGTCTACGATACACTATGTGCATGTCCCTCGAGTGCACATGTATAAATGTAGTCCTGCATGACAGTATCTTCCAAATTTACTGAACAAATCATCCTAACATGACATGTCAGTTGACACCACCTGTACCACACAATAAGAAACGATTTTTCAGGTACCAATATGTAATTACTTATATAAAGAAACATGAGTCAAATATGTTGCACTAATGCGAATAATACATATAATTAGGAGCGTTTAAATTTGAATGATACGGTCATGAAAGATATGCTGCTTAGAAACTGTCCCCGTTAATGCCCGATGAAGCATGCTGTGCTAACCTATCATTATATGCCATGCACGCAGAATGTATAACTTACCCACACAGTATtagttccaaaaatttggaaccagGAACCGTATTTGTTTCATAGCCGGTTCGGTCTGATTACCGGATATAATCAGACCAATAGCACAGTTCTATCCCCCACCCACCCCCAGCCAACCATCTTGAATTTCCCTTATTTATGGACTTTGTTCAGCCTCATACACAAAAGTTGTTCAATGAAGATGAACCAAGATGCAAATTCATGTAGACGCCttagtaaagaaaaagaagaaaaaagagaaaaagaacacagCTTACAGTCGAGAGTTAGATTGTTAAGTTATATTATTACTAATAACCATATTAAGATTCCGTTAGCTATGACATCCTGTCATAATAATATTCTAATTGTAGATGATGGACAGATAcgatacttagaaattgttctcaccactatatgaattattttccaaaaaacacTATTGCGACCTAACCTCGGGTGCATTAGGGCTCTCtaaagcccatatcaattcacgatttagattcaaattcttaatatgcgattgatttttaattagaagtcgcaactaatctatttttagtgggttgattagaaacccaagtttacTCCTGCAAAGTAGAGATTTATGagttggggacttgattacgcaatttcagtacctttctcttttatttcgaaaaatatgATTTGCAAGcggtttgaattgattttaatttatttccctaacatatgaggttatcatgcgggtgcgcaaatcaccaatttaacacccaaataaagtaatgaataaattgtagGACTTACCTCATGACCTTGAAAGCATTTAtaatgttaaatcagaattcacatcaacagttctagatataatttctaattagaattcATATTGATAGttctagatataatttctaattaacacgtaattaatttttattttttttacttgtttgatgagaatcatgctttatgcaatgtatgctactaatctaacatgaaattaTATAACATGACAATATGACTTAAACTAAATGACGTAAATGTAATATTTtgagcatgcaatctatcctagagagtgaaattaatttatcctaagacaatttctgatattttccatgaaattcgaaattagaaaatcgTGAAAAT
This region includes:
- the LOC120292669 gene encoding disease resistance protein RPM1-like; the encoded protein is MAESPVIYLLSKLASFFENEIQDMRESREEMITLRGEFERIKAFLRVADSLEEGDGEVKIWIKQIREVTYDAEDALDEFKLLLAHNHEGCGLLYKIPCCVRNMKARYQLTAAVKSISSKMKAICEGHQRLYEKLNRAQQGSSSACEDSMWQDHRADAVLVEKTGLVGIEEPKEKLTQWLVGGDSEQEVISVVGMGGLGKTTLAKQVFDDPVVKKHFPVCAWVTLSPSSKTEELLMDMLQQIVSSLMEPVPSGTDTMNINWLKRTIKSLLQGRKSRYLIVLDDVWHMNRWDAVKYALPNNNLGSRIMITTRNSDLALASCTELNGKVYEMQPLPVEQSWELFCRKIFKKSSCPSQLEEICTDILKKCEGLPLAIVAISRVLATKDRRRINEWDLVRRCLRSEIDGNDKLKNMKKVLSLSFNDLPYYLKSCLLQISVFPEGHVIERMRLIRHWVTEGFVEMKDAKTMEEVADDYLNELVNRSLIQVVEIDSEGRIKSCRIHGLLLKIINLKSRDQNFATILDKQSSMWPDRIRRCSVHNEFRFGQQNMLLSHLRSLYMFGEDKCSLYRILSGDLKLLSVLDLQNAPLRRFPAQVVDMRSLKFLSLRNTQIQTVPTSIGRLQNLETLDVKHTRVTSLPIEIMKLQHLCHLLVYRYHTVAYVLYKYGFSTTAQIGALQSLQKLWPI